Below is a genomic region from Tepidiforma bonchosmolovskayae.
CAACCCCGGGGCGCTCAACGCCGGGTTCGAACGCCGCGCTCGCGGGCCCGAGCCGTGCCAGCCACCATGCGGCGACCGAAGGTGCGGTATCGCCGGGCGCCCCGTGCACCGCCAGCCCCGCCGGCTTGTCGATGGCGGCCAGCAGCTCGTCCTCGTACACCACCGGCAGGTCGAAGTCCACCGCCTCCGACGCCCGGGTGCCTGCCTCGATGACGACGACCACCGCATCCCCCTCGGCCACGACCGCCGACTTCCGCGCCACCGCCCCGTTCACGCGGACCATGCCCCGCTCGATGAGGCGCTGAACCCGCGACCGCGACAGGTCTTCAAGCGCTGCCGCGAGCACCGCGTCGAGCCTGCCGCTGCGCGGCGCCGTCAGCTCGACGACCTGTCCCGTTCCGTGTCCTGGAACAGCATGCTCCACAGGAGAATCACCACCCCGATGCTGATTGCCGAGTCGGCCACATTGAACGCCGGCCAGTGCGGCACCTTCAGGAAGTCGACCACGCGGCCTTCGGCGACCCGGTCGATCAGGTTTCCCACCGCGCCGCCGAGCATACAGGCCAGCCCCAGCCGCACCACCGGGTGCGCGAACCCTGGGTTGAACAGGTAGACCACGATGGCTGCCAGGCCCGCAAGGCTCGCAACAATCAAC
It encodes:
- the lspA gene encoding signal peptidase II, which produces MEDVRAQGRSGPRLRVARRDGWFLLLAAAIVGVDQLTKWVVRASIEQGDAVEVLPFFRIVHVTNTGAAFGMLQGAGPLLIVASLAGLAAIVVYLFNPGFAHPVVRLGLACMLGGAVGNLIDRVAEGRVVDFLKVPHWPAFNVADSAISIGVVILLWSMLFQDTERDRSSS